One part of the Onychomys torridus chromosome 13, mOncTor1.1, whole genome shotgun sequence genome encodes these proteins:
- the Slc35a4 gene encoding probable UDP-sugar transporter protein SLC35A4 has protein sequence MSVEDGGMPGLARPRQARWTLMLFLSTAMYGAHAPFLALCHVDGRVPFRPSSAVLLTELTKLLICTFSLLVGWQTWPQGTPPWRQAAPFALSALLYGANNNLVIYLQRYMDPSTYQVLSNLKIGSTALLYCLCLGHRLSARQGLALLLLMAAGACCASGGFQEPANTLPGPPSAAGAHPMPLHITPLGLALLILYCLISGLSSVYTELILKRQRLPLALQNLFLYTFGVILNLGLYAGSGPGPGFLEGFSGWAVLVVLNQAVNGLLMSAVMKHGSSITRLFVVSCSLVVNAALSAVLLQLQLTADFFLATLLIGLAVCLYYGSP, from the coding sequence ATGAGTGTAGAAGATGGGGGTATGCCAGGCCTTGCCCGTCCAAGACAGGCTCGCTGGACCCTGATGCTATTCCTGTCCACTGCCATGTATGGTGCCCATGCACCATTCTTAGCACTGTGCCACGTGGATGGCCGAGTGCCCTTCCGGCCCTCCTCAGCTGTGTTACTCACCGAGCTGACCAAACTACTCATATGCACCTTCTCCCTCCTGGTGGGCTGGCAAACATGGCCCCAGGGCACACCACCCTGGCGCCAGGCTGCACCTTTTGCACTGTCAGCCCTGCTCTATGGCGCCAACAACAACCTGGTGATCTACCTGCAGCGGTACATGGACCCCAGCACCTATCAGGTGCTGAGCAATCTCAAGATTGGAAGCACGGCTCTGTTGTACTGCCTCTGCCTTGGGCATCGCCTCTCGGCACGTCAGGGGTTGgcactgctgctgctgatggcTGCAGGAGCCTGCTGTGCCTCCGGCGGCTTTCAGGAACCTGCCAACACCCTTCCTGGCCCCCCGTCGGCAGCCGGAGCCCACCCCATGCCCTTGCACATCACTCCGCTGGGACTTGCGCTCCTCATCTTGTACTGCCTCATCTCCGGCCTGTCGTCGGTGTACACAGAACTGATCCTAAAACGACAGCGGCTGCCCTTGGCTCTCCAGAACCTCTTCCTCTACACTTTTGGGGTGATCCTGAACCTTGGGCTGTATGCTGGCAGTGGCCCAGGCCCAGGCTTCTTGGAGGGTTTCTCTGGATGGGCGGTGCTTGTGGTGCTGAACCAGGCGGTCAATGGACTGCTCATGTCGGCTGTCATGAAGCATGGCAGCAGCATCACACGCCTCTTCGTCGTGTCCTGCTCCTTGGTGGTCAACGCCGCGCTCTCGGCTGTGCTGCTGCAGCTCCAGCTCACAGCCGACTTCTTCCTGGCCACACTGCTCATCGGCCTGGCTGTGTGCCTGTACTATGGTAGCCCCTAA
- the Apbb3 gene encoding amyloid-beta A4 precursor protein-binding family B member 3 produces MLGKDYMLAIILVNCDDDLWGDQNLEGETGLPPGWRKIRDAAGTYYWHVPSGSTQWQRPAWELGGAEDPGTGTEGVWELRPPKGRSFSSLDSSLNRSNSLTWYGEDSYVRSLEPGAKCFAVRSLGWVEVPEEDLAPGKSSIAVNNCIQQLAQTRNRSQPHDGAWGEGQNMLMILKKDAMSLVNPLDHSLIHCQPLVHIRVWGVGSSKGRDRDFAFVAGDKDSCMLKCHVFRCDVPAKAIASALQGLCAQILSERVGVSGEAACCSPDPISPEDFPRQVELLDAVSQAAQKYEALYMGILPVNKAMGMDVLNEAIGILTARGDQKTWVPAMLSVSDSLMTAYPIQAEASAEEEPLWQCPVRLVTFIGVGRDPHTFGLIADLGCQSFQCAAFWCQPHAGGLSEAVQAACMVQYQKCLVASAARGKAWGAQARARLRLKRTSSMDSPGGPLPPPLFKGGIGGAGAAPRKRGVFSFLDAFRLKPSLLHMS; encoded by the exons ATGTTGGGCAAGGATTATATGCTGGCCATCATTCTGGTCAACTGCGATG ATGACTTGTGGGGGGACCAAAATCTGGAAGGGGAGACAGGATTACCCCCTGGTTGGAGAAAGATTCGTGATGCTGCAGGTACTTATTATTGGCATGTACCCAGCGGTAGCACTCAGTGGCAGCGCCCAGCCTGGGAACTAGGAggtgcagaggacccaggaacG GGGACGGAGGGGGTTTGGGAACTTCGACCCCCCAAGGGGAGATCCTTCTCCAGCCTGGACAGTTCATTGAACCGGAG TAACTCTCTAACATGGTATGGTGAAGATTCCTATGTCCGGAGCCTGGAGCCAGGAGCTAAG TGCTTTGCAGTTCGATCTCTGGGCTGGGTAGAGGTACCTGAGGAGGACCTGGCACCAGGGAAGAGCAGTATTGCTGTCAATAACTGTATCCAGCAGCTCGCTCAGACTCGCAACCGGAGCCAGCCCCATGACGGTGCCTGGGGTGAG GGCCAGAACATGTTGATGATCCTGAAGAAAGATGCCATGAGCCTGGTGAATCCCCTGGACCACAGTCTGATCCATTGTCAGCCTCTGGTTCACATCCGTGTCTGGGGTGTGGGCAGCTCCAAGGGCCG TGACAG GGACTTTGCCTTTGTTGCGGGTGACAAAGACAGCTGTATGCTCAAGTGCCATGTGTTTCGCTGTGATGTGCCTGCAAAGGCCATTGCCAGTGCTCTACAGGGACTCTGTGCACAG ATCTTGTCAGAGAGAGTAGGAGTCAGTGGAGAAGCTGCTTGCTGTTCCCCAGATCCTATTTCCCCTGAAGACTTCCCGAGGCAAG TGGAGTTGCTGGATGCAGTGAGCCAGGCTGCTCAGAAGTATGAGGCACTGTACATGGGGATCCTACCAGTCAACAAAGCCATGG GTATGGATGTGCTGAATGAGGCCATTGGTATCCTCACTGCTCGGGGGGACCAGAAAACCTGGGTCCCTGCTATGCTCAGTGTGTCTGACTCTCTGATGACTGCATATCCCATTCAG GCAGAGGCCAGTGCAGAGGAAGAGCCACTGTGGCAGTGCCCTGTGCGCCTTGTAACCTTTATTGGTGTTGGCCGTGATCCACATACCTTTGGCCTCATCGCTGACCTTGGTTGTCAGAGCTTCCAGTGTGCAGCCTTCTGGTGCCAGCCTCATGCTGGGGGACTCTCTGAAGCCGTGCAAGCTGCCTGTATG GTTCAGTACCAGAAGTGTCTGGTGGCCTCAGCAGCTCGGGGTAAGGCCTGGGGTGCCCAGGCCCGTGCCCGTCTTCGGCTCAAGCGGACCAGCTCCATGGACTCCCCTGGTGGCCCCCTGCCTCCCCCCCTATTCAAAGGAGGGATTGGGGGGGCTGGAGCAGCTCCTCGAAAGAGGGGCGTCTTCTCATTTCTTGATGCCTTCAGGCTAAAACCTTCTCTTCTCCATATGTCATGA
- the Sra1 gene encoding LOW QUALITY PROTEIN: steroid receptor RNA activator 1 (The sequence of the model RefSeq protein was modified relative to this genomic sequence to represent the inferred CDS: inserted 1 base in 1 codon): MAELYVKPGNKERGWNDPPQFSYGLQTQTGGPRRTPLTKRVAAPQDGSPRAPTSETSGPPPVGHPPPSSKASRPPPMGTCPAAGVEPPSSPVTESEALIEDVLRPLEQALEDCRGHTKKQVYDDISRRLALLQEQWAGGKLSIPVKKRMALLVQELLHHQWDAADDIHRSLMVDHVTEVSQWMVGVKRLIAEKKSLSSEEAEPEKSTVASENQXPGFQQSS; this comes from the exons ATGGCGGAGCTTTACGTGAAGCCGG GCAATAAGGAACGCGGCTGGAACGACCCTCCGCAGTTCTCTTACGGGCTGCAGACTCAGACTGGTGGACCCAGACGCACGCCCCTTACTAAGAGGGTCGCAGCCCCGCAGGATGGCTCTCCTAGAG CCCCAACTTCAGAAACTTCTGGACCTCCTCCAGTGGGTCATCCACCTCCTTCAAGTAAGGCTTCCAGGCCTCCACCTATGGGGACTTGTCCTGCTGCTGGTGTGGAGCCCCCAAGTTCCCCAGTCACTGAGTCTGAGGCTCTGATAGAAGATGTACTGAGACCTCTGGAACAGGCATTGGAGGACTGCCGTGGCCACACAAAG AAGCAGGTATATGATGACATCAGCCGACGCTTGGCACTGCTTCAAGAACAGTGGGCTGGAGGAAAGTTGTCAATACCCGTGAAGAAGAGGATGGCGCTACTAGTGCAAG AACTTTTACACCACCAGTGGGATGCAGCAGATGACATTCACCGCTCACTCATGGTTGACCATGTGACTGAGGTCAGTCAGTGGATGGTGGGAGTTAAAAGATTAATTGCAGAAAAGAAGAGTCTGTCTTCAGAAGAGGCCGAACCAGAGAAATCTACAGTGGCATCTGAGAACC TACCAGGCTTCCAACAGTCTTCCTAA
- the LOC118594966 gene encoding SLC35A4 upstream open reading frame protein-like encodes MADDKDSLPKLKDLTFLKKQLERLQKRVEDEVNTGVGQLQNLGIIFGEKSTAVGGEDERVVDGSLLSSPFLKGFLAGYVVARLRASAVLGFAVGTCTGIYAAQSYAVPNVEKTLKNYIRSLRKGPD; translated from the exons ATGGCGGATGACAAG GATTCTCTGCCCAAGCTTAAGGACCTGACATTTCTCAAGAAGCAGCTGGAGCGCCTACAGAAGCGTGTGGAGGATGAAGTCAACACTGGTGTAGGCCAG CTCCAGAATTTGGGGATAATCTTTGGAGAAAAGAGCACAGCTGTCGGCGGTGAGGACGAGCGTGTGGTC GATGGCTCACTCTTGTCCTCCCCATTCCTCAAGGGATTCCTGGCAGGCTATGTGGTGGCCAGATTGAGGGCATCAGCAGTGTTGGGCTTTGCGGTGGGCACTTGCACTGGCATCTATGCGGCTCAGTCATACGCTGTACCCAACGTGGAGAAGACGCTGAAGAACTACATTAGGTCACTACGAAAGGGGCCTGACTAG